Within Streptomyces antibioticus, the genomic segment ACAAGACGGTGGCGCCGGACAACGGGCTCAACGGCTGGAACATGTCGTGGGCCGAGTGGACGGCCGGCAGCGCCGGCTGACCGGGAGGCCGGGAAGCCGGGAGACCGGGAAGCCGGGAGGCCGGGAGACCGGGAAGCCGGGAGGCCGGGAGACCGGGAGGCCGAGCACAGGGCTGACCAGGAACGGGCCTTCGACCGGCCATTTCTGACAGATCGTCGGGCCGCGCGGGAACATTTCGCGCGGCCCGGCCGTTTTCCCGGCGTACGTTTTCTCGGTTCCAGGACGCGATGTCCGACCGAGGGGCTACGGTATGCACCCACAAGGTGACATGCAGCAACGCCGGGAGAAGCCTTGAGCGTTCCGTACGAGACCGCAGCGTACGAACCAGCCGAGTCGCCCGAGTCTCCGGAGGAGCACCTCGCGCGACTCCTGGGTCGCGCCCTGAACTCGTTCGAGCTGCCGGACGACACGATAAGACGGCTCGACTGCGCGCTCGCCCACGACAGCTCGCTGCACTCCGCGCACCACAGTGCGGGCCTGCACCGCGAGACCTACCGGCACACCTGGCTGCTGGCCGACGGTTGCGCGCTCACCCTGTGGGAGCTGGTCCACAACACCGCCCTCGGCAGCGAGCCGCAGCACGAGGTGTATGTCGACGAGGAGGAGCTGCGCACCGCCACGGCCCGGCTGCCGCTCCCCCAGGACGCGCCGGACTTCGAACTTCCGGTGATGGTGTCGCCGGCCCCGGTCCGCGCGCCCCGGCATGTGTATGTGCCGGACGACTCGGCGGACCACGCGCGTCGGCTGCTGCGCCGCGCGGAGAACTCCGACCGGCCGGGCGCGGACACGGCGGCGCTGCTGACGACGGCGTTCGCGCACCAGATCACGCAGGCGTTCGGGCGCCCGTGCCGTGCGGGGCGTATCGGACTGGGCTTCGCGCTCTACGAGCACGCGTTCCTGCTGCGGGACGGCCGGGAGATCTCCCTGTGGGAGGTCGAGCACACGGCGACGCCCGACGGACGGCACATGTGCGAGGTGTATCCGACCGAGGCGGAGGCCCGCGAGGCGATGGAACGGCGGGCGGCGCAGGTGTCGTAGGGCTGTAGGGGTTGTTGGGGCCCTGCGGCGAGGCTTCGCTAGCCGGAGGCCGGGTCCGGGCGGCCGTCGCCGAGTTGCCGTACGAGGCCCGCGAAGGCGTCCTGTTCGGCGGGGGTCAGTTCGACGGCCTCGCGGTGCGGGCCCGGCTGGAGCTGGCTCGGCAGCGCGGGCAGCGTGGGATACGCCGGGTGCGCGGGGCGGGCGGCCCGCGCGGAGTTCGCCGCGGCCTCCTCCCGGAAGCGGCGCAGCATGCGGTTCATACCGATCAGCCAGGCGATGGAGGCCAGGGCGAGGAAGGTCATCCCCGTCAACTGGGAGATCGTGAGGTGCAGCGGCATGCGGTCCAGTAGACACCACGGTCCGGGGCTTTCACCCCGGACCGTGATGTATCTCGCAGGTAGTACAGGTCACGCCAATGCCCTGTACGGAGCGAATCAGTTGTAACGGGGCGGGCCGGCCGTCAGGCCGCCACCGCCTGCTTGCTCCGCGCGGATATCGCGGCCGCGCCGCCCTCGGCCGCCGCCGGGCCGGTGCCGCCCGGGACCGGCTTGCGCAGGCCCTTGAGGACGACGACCAGGGCGGTCGTGACACAGACACCGGCCGCGATGGCGACCAGGTAGAGGAACGGGTTGCCGATCAGCGGGACCACGAAGATGCCGCCGTGCGGGGCGCGCAGGGTGGCGCCGAAGGCCATCGACAGGGCGCCGGTGACCGCGCCGCCCGCCATCGAGGCCGGGATGACCCGCAGCGGGTCGGCCGCCGCGAACGGGATCGCGCCCTCGGAGATGAAGGAGGCGCCCAGGACCCAGGCGGCCTTGCCGTTCTCCCGCTCGGTCGGGGTGAAGAGCTTGCCGCGCACGGTGGTGGCCAGGGCCATCGCCAGCGGCGGGACCATACCGGCCGCCATCACCGCGGCCATGATCTTCATCGCGGAGTCGCTCGGGCTGGCGACCGCGATACCGGCGGTGGCGAAGGTGTAGGCGACCTTGTTGACGGGGCCGCCGAGGTCGAAGCACATCATCAGGCCGAGCAGGGCGCCCAGCAGGATGGCGTTGGTGCCGGTGAGGTCGTTCAGACCGTCGGTGAGGGCCTTCTGCGCGGAGGCGATGGGCTTGCCGATGACGACGAACATCAGGAACCCGACGATCGCCGAGGAGATCAGCGGGATCACCACCACCGGCATGATCCCGCGCACCGCCGCCGGGATCCGCACCTTCTGGATCGACAGCACCACTCCACCGGCGATCAGACCGGCGGCGAGTCCGCCGAGGAAGCCCGCGTTGATGGTGACGGAGATCGCGCCGCCGACGAAGCCCGGGACGAGTCCTGGCCGGTCGGCCATGCCGTAGGCGATGTACCCGGCCAGGACCGGCACCAGGAAGCCGAAGGAGACGACGCCGATCTGGAAGAGCAGCGCGGCCCAGCTGTCGGCCTGCGTCCACGTGAAGTGGTCCATGACCGACGGCGCCTTGTTGATCTCGTAGCCGCCGATCGCGAAGCCGAGGGCGATCAGCAGACCGCCCGCGGCGACGAACGGGACCATGTAACTGACGCCGGACATCAGCCACTTGCGGAGCTTGGTGCCGTAGCCCTCGGAGGAGTCACCGGCGCGTTCCACCGGAGTACCGGTGCCCGGGGCGGCGCCGGCCGTCACCTCGCCGCGCTCGGCCTTGCCGCGCACCTCGGCGATCAGCTCGGCGGGACGGTTGATGCCCGCCTTCACCCCGACGTCGACGGTGGGCTTCCCGGCGAAGCGTTCCTTCTCGCGTACGGGGACGTCATGGGCGAAGACCACGCCGTCCGCGGCGGCGATCACGACCGGGTCGAGACGGGTGAACCCGGCCGAGCCCTGGGTCTCGACGGTCACCTCGACGCCCGCGTCCCGGCCCGCGTTCTCCAGGGACTCAGCGGCCATGTAGGTGTGGGCGATGCCGGTGGGGCAGGAGGTGACGGCGACGATCCGGAAGGGGCGCGCGGGGGACGGCGGCGCGGGGTCGGAAGGTTCGGTGGTGGTGGCCGTGGCGGCGTCGGCGGAGGCCGCCGCCGACGCCGCCACGGAGTCCTCGGAAGCGGCTTCCGGCCCGGGGGCCTCGTCCCCGCGGATCAGCGCCGCCGCCGTCGCCGCGTCGTCCGCGGAGCGCAGCGCGTCGGTGAACTCGCTGTTCATCAACTGCCGGGCCAGGGAGGACAGGATCGTGAGATGCGCGTCGTCGGCACCGGCGGGCGCGGCGATGAGGAAGATCAGGTCGGCGGGGCCGTCCGCCGCGCCGAAGTCGATTCCGGCGGCACTGCGCCCGAAGGCGAGCGTCGGCTCGGTGACGTGCTCGCTGCGGCAGTGCGGGATGCCGATGCCGCCGTCGAGGCCGGTGGGCATCTGGGCCTCACGGGCGGCCACGTCGGCCAGAAAGCCGTCGAGGTCGGTCACCCGGCCCAGGGCCACCATGCGTGCGGCGAGCGACCGGGCCGCCGCTTCCTTGGTCTCGGCGGACAGGTCGAGATCGACCAGGTCCGCGGTGATCATGTCGCTCATCGCGAGCTCCTTCGCACGCGTATCGCCCGGGATGTGGGGTGGGCGAGGGTGGGGACGGGGGTGAGGTGGGGGGAGGCAAGGGGGAGGGGGAGGGTGGGAGTGCCGACGGTCAGGGCGCCGCACCGCGCGGGGCGTAACAGCAGGGGCGGCGTCATAGCACCGGCTCCCTCAGCTCGCGGTCCGTCGGGATCTCCGCCGTGACCGTCACCGCCGCCGGGTCCAGGTCGTCCGGGGTCGGCATCACGCTGCCGGGAAGCTGAACGGCCGCCGCTCCGTGCGCGACGGCGGAGACCAGCGCCCCCGGTCCGCGCCCGCCGGCGACGAGGAAACCGGCGAGCGAGGAGTCGCCGGCCCCGACATTGCTGCGGACGACGTCGACCCGCGCGCTCGCGAACCAGGTGCCCGTGTCCTCCACCAGGAGCTGGCCGTCGGCGCCGAGGCTCGCGAGCACGGCGCGGGCGCCCATCGCGCGCAGTTCCTCGGCGGCCTTCACCGCGTCGCCGACCGTCGCCAGGGGGCGTCCGACGGCTTCCGCGAGTTCCTCGGCGTTCGGCTTGACCACGTCGGGCCGCTCCCGCAGCGCTTCGAGGAGGGCGCGCCCCGACGTGTCGAGGGCGATCCGCGCGCCCCCGGCGTGCGCCCGGGCGACGACCTCCGCGTACCAGGACGGTGCGAGGCCGCGGGGCAGGCTGCCGCAGCAGGCGATCCAGTCGGCGCCG encodes:
- the pfkB gene encoding 1-phosphofructokinase, whose translation is MILTVTPNPSLDRTYEVPALDRGEVVRATGERMDPGGKGVNVSCAVAAAGRRTVAVLPLGGAPGALVAELLDAQGIEVAPVPVAGATRSNIALAEPDGVLTKINAPGPELTAAEQELLLDTVREQSRGADWIACCGSLPRGLAPSWYAEVVARAHAGGARIALDTSGRALLEALRERPDVVKPNAEELAEAVGRPLATVGDAVKAAEELRAMGARAVLASLGADGQLLVEDTGTWFASARVDVVRSNVGAGDSSLAGFLVAGGRGPGALVSAVAHGAAAVQLPGSVMPTPDDLDPAAVTVTAEIPTDRELREPVL
- a CDS encoding DUF6227 family protein, encoding MSVPYETAAYEPAESPESPEEHLARLLGRALNSFELPDDTIRRLDCALAHDSSLHSAHHSAGLHRETYRHTWLLADGCALTLWELVHNTALGSEPQHEVYVDEEELRTATARLPLPQDAPDFELPVMVSPAPVRAPRHVYVPDDSADHARRLLRRAENSDRPGADTAALLTTAFAHQITQAFGRPCRAGRIGLGFALYEHAFLLRDGREISLWEVEHTATPDGRHMCEVYPTEAEAREAMERRAAQVS
- a CDS encoding PTS fructose transporter subunit IIABC, producing MSDMITADLVDLDLSAETKEAAARSLAARMVALGRVTDLDGFLADVAAREAQMPTGLDGGIGIPHCRSEHVTEPTLAFGRSAAGIDFGAADGPADLIFLIAAPAGADDAHLTILSSLARQLMNSEFTDALRSADDAATAAALIRGDEAPGPEAASEDSVAASAAASADAATATTTEPSDPAPPSPARPFRIVAVTSCPTGIAHTYMAAESLENAGRDAGVEVTVETQGSAGFTRLDPVVIAAADGVVFAHDVPVREKERFAGKPTVDVGVKAGINRPAELIAEVRGKAERGEVTAGAAPGTGTPVERAGDSSEGYGTKLRKWLMSGVSYMVPFVAAGGLLIALGFAIGGYEINKAPSVMDHFTWTQADSWAALLFQIGVVSFGFLVPVLAGYIAYGMADRPGLVPGFVGGAISVTINAGFLGGLAAGLIAGGVVLSIQKVRIPAAVRGIMPVVVIPLISSAIVGFLMFVVIGKPIASAQKALTDGLNDLTGTNAILLGALLGLMMCFDLGGPVNKVAYTFATAGIAVASPSDSAMKIMAAVMAAGMVPPLAMALATTVRGKLFTPTERENGKAAWVLGASFISEGAIPFAAADPLRVIPASMAGGAVTGALSMAFGATLRAPHGGIFVVPLIGNPFLYLVAIAAGVCVTTALVVVLKGLRKPVPGGTGPAAAEGGAAAISARSKQAVAA